The following are encoded together in the Micromonospora lupini genome:
- the purF gene encoding amidophosphoribosyltransferase, whose product MPRGDGRLSHDLDPQRPGPQDACGVFGVWAPGEEVANLTYFGLYALQHRGQEAAGIAVSDGSGVVVYKDLGLVAQVFDEPTLASLRGHLAIGHARYSTTGASNWENAQPTIRSTSSGTTIALAHNGNLVNTAELEKEVAERGLVADGSTNDTSLVTMLLASRPDLSVEAAALEVLPQLRGAFSFVFMDESTLYAARDPHGVRPLVLGRLERGWVVASETAALDIVGASVVREVEPGELIAIDEEGLRSTRFAAPEPKGCLFEYVYIARPDATIAGRNVHAARVQIGRQLAKEHPVEADLVIPVPESGTPAAIGYAEASGITYGAGLMKNPYVGRTFIQPSQTLRQLGIRLKLNPLRQNVRGKRLVVVDDSIVRGNTQRAIVRMLREAGALEVHVRISSPPVSWPCFYGIDFATRAELLANGLDNDGIRRSIGADTLGYVSLPGLIAATEQPKTRLCRACFDGEYPIELPAGNLIGKHVLEGMGRRVANATPEAPDSFGPLVATPGGVTANRP is encoded by the coding sequence GTGCCCCGAGGCGACGGCCGGCTGAGCCACGACCTTGACCCCCAACGACCCGGCCCGCAGGACGCCTGTGGCGTCTTCGGTGTCTGGGCCCCCGGTGAAGAGGTTGCCAATCTGACCTACTTCGGCCTCTACGCCCTGCAGCACCGCGGGCAGGAAGCCGCGGGCATCGCCGTGAGCGACGGTTCGGGCGTGGTGGTCTACAAGGATCTCGGCCTGGTGGCCCAGGTCTTCGACGAGCCCACCCTGGCCAGCCTGCGCGGCCACCTGGCGATCGGGCACGCCCGATACTCCACGACCGGCGCCTCGAACTGGGAGAACGCCCAGCCGACCATCCGGTCGACCAGTTCCGGCACGACCATCGCGCTGGCCCACAACGGCAACCTGGTCAACACCGCCGAGCTGGAGAAGGAGGTCGCCGAGCGCGGCCTCGTCGCGGACGGCTCGACAAACGACACCTCGCTGGTGACCATGCTGTTGGCCAGTCGTCCGGACCTGTCGGTCGAGGCGGCCGCGCTCGAGGTGCTGCCGCAGCTGCGCGGCGCGTTCAGCTTCGTCTTCATGGACGAGTCGACGCTGTACGCGGCCCGTGACCCGCACGGCGTACGCCCGCTGGTGCTCGGCCGGCTGGAGCGTGGCTGGGTGGTGGCGAGCGAGACCGCCGCGCTGGACATCGTCGGCGCCAGCGTGGTGCGCGAGGTCGAGCCCGGTGAGCTGATCGCGATCGACGAGGAGGGGCTGCGCTCCACCCGGTTCGCGGCGCCGGAGCCGAAGGGCTGCCTCTTCGAGTACGTCTACATCGCCCGCCCGGACGCGACAATCGCCGGGCGGAACGTGCATGCGGCGCGGGTGCAGATCGGCCGGCAGTTGGCCAAGGAGCACCCGGTGGAGGCCGATCTGGTCATCCCGGTGCCCGAGTCCGGCACGCCTGCCGCGATCGGTTACGCGGAGGCGTCCGGCATCACCTACGGCGCGGGCCTGATGAAGAACCCGTACGTGGGCCGCACCTTCATCCAGCCGTCGCAGACCCTGCGCCAACTGGGCATCCGCCTCAAGCTCAACCCGCTGCGGCAGAACGTCCGTGGCAAGCGGCTGGTGGTCGTGGACGACTCGATCGTGCGCGGCAACACGCAGCGGGCCATCGTGCGGATGCTGCGCGAGGCGGGGGCGCTGGAGGTGCACGTCCGGATCTCCTCCCCGCCGGTGAGCTGGCCGTGCTTCTACGGCATCGACTTCGCCACTCGGGCGGAGCTGCTGGCCAACGGGCTGGACAACGACGGCATCCGGCGCTCCATCGGCGCCGACACGCTGGGCTACGTCTCGCTTCCCGGCCTGATCGCCGCGACCGAGCAGCCGAAGACCCGGCTGTGTCGGGCGTGTTTCGATGGTGAGTACCCGATCGAGCTGCCGGCCGGCAACCTGATCGGCAAGCACGTCCTCGAAGGGATGGGCCGCCGGGTCGCGAACGCGACGCCGGAAGCCCCGGACAGCTTCGGCCCGCTCGTCGCCACCCCTGGTGGCGTGACCGCAAACCGCCCGTAG
- the purM gene encoding phosphoribosylformylglycinamidine cyclo-ligase: MTHVSERSGAGSSPTGAGGDHQPWTAGAGRQARKRSVSYADAGVSIDAGDRAVELLKSKVRQTRRPEVLGDLGGFAGLFRLDTKKYKSPILASSTDGVGTKLVIAQQMDIHDTVGIDLVAMVVDDLVACGAEPLFLLDYIATGEVVPDKVAEIGAGIADGCRYAGCALLGGETAEHPGVLRPDEYDISATGVGVVEEADILSPDRVEVGDVVIAMRSSGLHSNGYSLVRHVLLGAARMRLDIVIDDFGRQRTLGEELLTPTKIYAKDCLKLIAEAEVRALSHITGGGIPGNLVRVLPEHVDAVVNRSTWKPQPIFDLIQSKGRIDDHDMESTFNMGVGMFAIVSAEDADRALATLTGRGVEAWQAGEIIEGTGNVQMVGQHTRG; encoded by the coding sequence GTGACGCACGTGTCCGAGCGCAGCGGCGCAGGAAGCAGCCCGACCGGCGCCGGCGGCGACCACCAGCCGTGGACGGCCGGCGCTGGCCGACAGGCCCGTAAACGCTCGGTCTCGTACGCCGACGCCGGGGTCTCCATCGACGCGGGCGACCGCGCCGTGGAGCTGCTCAAGTCGAAGGTGCGCCAGACCCGCCGCCCCGAGGTGCTGGGTGACCTCGGCGGCTTCGCCGGCCTGTTCCGGCTGGACACGAAGAAGTACAAGAGCCCGATCCTGGCGTCCTCCACCGACGGTGTGGGCACCAAGCTGGTGATCGCCCAGCAGATGGACATCCACGACACGGTCGGCATCGACCTGGTCGCGATGGTCGTCGACGACCTGGTGGCCTGTGGCGCCGAGCCGCTGTTCCTGCTCGACTACATCGCCACCGGCGAGGTCGTCCCGGACAAGGTGGCCGAGATCGGCGCGGGCATCGCCGACGGCTGCCGGTACGCGGGCTGCGCGCTGCTGGGCGGGGAGACCGCCGAGCACCCGGGTGTGTTGCGCCCGGACGAGTACGACATCTCCGCGACAGGTGTCGGTGTGGTCGAGGAGGCCGACATCCTCAGCCCGGACCGGGTCGAGGTGGGCGACGTCGTCATCGCCATGCGTTCCTCCGGCCTGCACTCCAACGGCTACTCGCTGGTGCGGCACGTGCTGCTCGGCGCTGCCCGCATGCGTCTGGACATCGTGATCGACGACTTCGGACGGCAGCGGACCCTCGGTGAGGAGCTGCTCACCCCCACCAAGATCTACGCCAAGGACTGCCTCAAGCTGATCGCCGAGGCCGAGGTGCGGGCGCTGTCCCACATCACCGGCGGCGGCATCCCCGGCAACCTGGTCCGGGTGCTGCCGGAGCACGTCGACGCCGTGGTCAACAGGTCCACCTGGAAGCCGCAGCCGATCTTCGACCTGATCCAGTCGAAGGGCCGGATCGACGACCACGACATGGAGTCGACCTTCAACATGGGCGTCGGCATGTTCGCGATCGTCTCGGCCGAGGACGCCGACCGGGCTCTGGCCACGCTCACCGGCCGTGGGGTCGAGGCGTGGCAGGCCGGCGAGATCATCGAGGGCACCGGCAACGTGCAGATGGTGGGTCAGCACACTCGCGGATGA
- the amcB gene encoding cyclophane-forming radical SAM peptide maturase AmcB — translation MRGLAAVPSYVVMQPTTLCNLDCAYCYLPFRSADRRMSVPVAEAVAAAVNPWAAAGRFSVVWHGGEPLAAGREHLADLIAPFGPEVEHHVQTNATLIDDEWCAFFARHEVRVSVSVDGPAERNGDRVNRGGQPAYDRILRGVAALRRHGLPFSALAVVSRPAPGLAAELYDYFLGLGCDVLGINIEETEGVNTRDNSHDAAAVTAFWAELVSAWRKEPRIHLREVEWSLRYAAAVLDGAADGVLPRRLDPIPTIGHDGSVTVLSPELAGFTSPHYGDFSSGNVLATPLARILRDAASTPWVGEFLTGVEACRASCPYFGFCGGGHAANRYFELGRFDGTETEHCRNSKIRLLEGVLEHARDHQSPAA, via the coding sequence ATGCGCGGTCTGGCCGCGGTCCCGTCGTACGTCGTCATGCAGCCGACGACCCTCTGCAATCTCGACTGTGCGTACTGCTACCTGCCGTTTCGGTCCGCTGACCGGCGGATGTCGGTGCCGGTGGCCGAGGCGGTGGCGGCGGCGGTCAACCCGTGGGCGGCGGCCGGGCGCTTCTCCGTGGTGTGGCACGGCGGCGAGCCGCTGGCCGCCGGCCGGGAGCACCTGGCCGACCTGATCGCGCCCTTCGGGCCCGAGGTCGAGCACCACGTGCAGACCAACGCCACGTTGATCGACGACGAGTGGTGCGCCTTCTTCGCCCGGCACGAGGTGCGGGTGAGCGTGAGCGTGGACGGGCCCGCCGAACGCAACGGCGACCGGGTCAACCGTGGCGGTCAGCCGGCGTACGACCGGATCCTGCGCGGTGTGGCGGCGCTGCGCCGCCACGGGCTGCCCTTCTCCGCGCTGGCCGTGGTGTCCCGGCCGGCACCGGGGCTCGCCGCCGAGTTGTACGACTACTTCCTCGGGCTGGGCTGCGACGTGCTGGGCATCAACATCGAGGAGACCGAGGGGGTAAACACCCGCGACAACAGCCATGACGCGGCGGCGGTGACGGCGTTCTGGGCCGAGTTGGTGTCGGCCTGGCGCAAGGAGCCCCGGATCCACCTGCGCGAGGTCGAGTGGTCGCTGCGGTACGCGGCGGCGGTGCTCGACGGCGCGGCGGACGGCGTGTTGCCCCGTCGGCTGGACCCGATCCCGACCATCGGGCACGACGGCTCGGTGACAGTGCTCTCCCCGGAGCTGGCCGGCTTCACCTCCCCGCACTACGGCGACTTCAGCAGCGGGAACGTGCTTGCCACCCCCCTGGCCCGAATCCTGCGGGACGCGGCGTCGACGCCCTGGGTTGGCGAGTTCCTGACCGGCGTGGAGGCGTGCCGGGCGTCGTGCCCGTACTTCGGCTTCTGTGGCGGCGGTCATGCCGCCAACCGTTACTTCGAGCTGGGGCGTTTTGACGGTACGGAGACCGAGCACTGCCGCAACAGCAAGATCCGCCTATTGGAGGGAGTGTTGGAGCATGCCCGAGACCACCAGTCACCGGCGGCCTGA
- a CDS encoding sterol carrier family protein gives MSSPHSKSTAVASALSALDEGRTPERPVLREAVRSLLAVLAERAPGRSVEVRVPPYGAIQCVPGPRHTRGNPPNVVEMSPQTWLELATGRIGWVEAVTDGRVQVSGVRADLSAFLPL, from the coding sequence GTGTCCTCTCCGCACAGTAAGTCCACCGCCGTAGCGTCGGCTTTGTCGGCGCTTGACGAGGGTCGTACACCCGAACGGCCGGTGCTCCGGGAGGCGGTCCGGTCCTTGTTGGCCGTCCTCGCGGAGCGCGCCCCCGGCCGATCGGTGGAGGTGCGCGTCCCACCATACGGTGCGATCCAGTGCGTTCCCGGTCCTCGACACACCAGGGGAAATCCGCCGAACGTCGTCGAGATGTCCCCGCAGACCTGGTTGGAGTTGGCCACCGGGCGGATCGGGTGGGTGGAGGCGGTCACCGACGGTCGCGTGCAGGTGAGCGGTGTTCGGGCGGACCTCTCGGCGTTTCTGCCCCTCTAG